The following coding sequences are from one Sesamum indicum cultivar Zhongzhi No. 13 linkage group LG11, S_indicum_v1.0, whole genome shotgun sequence window:
- the LOC105174152 gene encoding peptidyl-prolyl cis-trans isomerase FKBP16-4, chloroplastic isoform X3, with the protein MSNKLMTTWIKLMELSSSSCSRKINSCKNASLLGCRCSSSSLEGLVQKFSSQNEGRRALVGCLLAAAAGISFSEAASAVSTSRRALRGAKIPESEYTTLPNGLKYYDLKVGGGPEAVKGSRVAVHYVAKWKGITFMTSRQGLGVGGGTPYGFDVGESERGNVLKGLDLGVQGMRVGGQRLLIVPPELAYGNKGVQEIPPNATIELDVELLSIKQSPFGTPVKVVEG; encoded by the exons ATGAGCAACAAGCTCATGACTACttggataaaattgatggAGTTAAGCAGTTCATCGTGTTCAA GAAAGATAAACTCCTGCAAGAATGCGTCGCTCTTGGGATGCCGCTGTTCATCATCATCTCTAGAGGGTCTTGTTCAAAAATTCTCTTCGCAGAATGAGGGGAGGAGGGCGTTGGTGGGTTGTCTTCTTGCAGCAG CTGCTGGAATTTCTTTCTCTGAAGCTGCTAGTGCTGTGAGCACAAGCCGAAGAGCT CTGAGGGGAGCCAAAATACCAGAAAGTGAATATACCACCCTCCCAAATGGTCTAAA GTACTATGATTTGAAGGTTGGCGGGGGACCTGAAGCTGTAAAGGGATCTCGGGTTGCA GTTCATTATGTTGCCAAATGGAAAGGTATTACATTTATGACCAGCAGACAAGGTCTTGGTGTTGGTGGTGGAACG CCTTATGGATTTGATGTCGGGGAGTCTGAGAGAGGAAATGTTCTTAAAGGATTGGACTTGGGAGTTCAAGGCATGCGGGTTGGAGGCCAG CGGTTGCTGATAGTACCTCCTGAGCTAGCTTATGGAAATAAAGGGGTACAGGAAATTCCTCCTAATGCAACAATTGAG TTGGACGTTGAACTACTATCCATCAAGCAAAGCCCATTCGG GACTCCTGTTAAAGTTGTTGAAGGATAA
- the LOC105174153 gene encoding protein CHUP1, chloroplastic has translation MESSSSKVVVMKPVLLIAGIPLAISLAGFIVARIAARKSCFRLTASSALSQRQETASRVEDDCALESSVVDDSCELQEEILGLRSRIEEMQDRELQLEKRFLRYQDLKDQETVLMELQNKLMLEINRVEFMGREILVLEADNQRFDAAVVEYLRVLRLLEFSKTENGQLSKRVEKLSRRTKQQSWILRKQILQIMSKETEISRNRKELEAKADCIRLLENEIKKLKLNTEQLEGKKNELSDKLRAAEESAISKVEEDMVSRELCDQLACEVERLQRDEAAEVEELIYLRWCNACLRHELMRRNQEQERKEDDRQMENNLGGIVEIEDLGSDNEVSRSIVGHGDSYFGFMNRNQAHSRRRKLLAKFKRWVEGSEKEKHGNKCFRRRSASDGVEEMYLAARNSCSSA, from the exons ATGGAAAGCTCAAGCTCTAAGGTTGTAGTTATGAAGCCAGTTCTGCTGATCGCTGGGATTCCACTGGCTATCTCTTTGGCCGGTTTCATTGTTGCAAGAATTGCAGCCCGGAAGTCTTGTTTCCGTCTGACGGCTTCATCAGCTTTGTCCCAAAGACAAGAAACCGCTTCTAGAGTTGAGGATGATTGTGCGTTGGAATCATCGGTTGTGGACGATAGTTGTGAATTGCAAGAAGAGATTTTGGGGTTGAGAAGCAGAATTGAAGAAATGCAAGATAGAGAGTTGCAGTTAGAGAAACGTTTCCTGCGGTATCAAGACTTGAAGGATCAGGAAACGGTGCTGATGGAGCTTCAGAACAAGTTGATGTTGGAGATCAACAGAGTTGAGTTTATGGGGCGAGAAATTTTAGTGTTGGAGGCAGACAACCAGAGGTTTGATGCTGCTGTAGTCGAATATTTGAGAGTTTTGAGGCTATTGGAGTTCTCCAAAACAGAAAATGGGCAGCTTAGTAAGAGGGTTGAGAAGCTTTCGAGGAGAACTAAACAACAGTCTTGGATTTTGAGGAAACAGATTCTGCAGATTATGTCTAAGGAAACAGAGATATCAAGAAACAGAAAGGAGCTAGAAGCGAAAGCTGATTGCATCAGGCTGTTGGAGAATGAAATCAAGAAGCTGAAACTAAATACTGAGCAGTTGGaggggaaaaagaatgaaCTCTCGGACAAGTTAAGGGCAGCTGAAGAATCAGCCATATCAAAG GTAGAAGAAGACATGGTGAGCAGAGAGCTATGTGATCAATTAGCATGCGAAGTAGAACGACTACAGAGAGACGAGGCAGCTGAAGTTGAAGAACTGATATACCTAAGGTGGTGCAACGCGTGCTTAAGGCACGAGCTGATGAGGAGGAATCAAGAACAAGAACGAAAGGAGGATGATAGGCAGATGGAGAACAATCTTGGAGGGATTGTAGAGATTGAAGATCTGGGATCAGATAATGAAGTAAGTAGATCCATCGTGGGACATGGAGACTCGTATTTCGGCTTCATGAATCGGAACCAAGCTCATTCAAGGAGACGGAAGCTACTAGCAAAGTTCAAAAGATGGGTGGAAGGTAGTGAGAAAGAGAAGCATGGAAATAAATGCTTTCGCAGGCGTTCAGCTTCTGATGGGGTAGAAGAAATGTATCTTGCTGCAAGGAATTCTTGCTCTAGTGCCTAG
- the LOC105174152 gene encoding peptidyl-prolyl cis-trans isomerase FKBP16-4, chloroplastic isoform X1, giving the protein MSNKLMTTWIKLMELSSSSCSIADNKKMELSLLCHPLKPTFSHQSLSSLSTTGKINSCKNASLLGCRCSSSSLEGLVQKFSSQNEGRRALVGCLLAAAAGISFSEAASAVSTSRRALRGAKIPESEYTTLPNGLKYYDLKVGGGPEAVKGSRVAVHYVAKWKGITFMTSRQGLGVGGGTPYGFDVGESERGNVLKGLDLGVQGMRVGGQRLLIVPPELAYGNKGVQEIPPNATIELDVELLSIKQSPFGTPVKVVEG; this is encoded by the exons ATGAGCAACAAGCTCATGACTACttggataaaattgatggAGTTAAGCAGTTCATCGTGTTCAA TTGCTGACAATAAGAAAATGGAACTCTCTCTCCTTTGTCATCCACTCAAACCCACCTTCTCTCACCAGTCTCTCTCCTCCTTGTCCACCACAG GAAAGATAAACTCCTGCAAGAATGCGTCGCTCTTGGGATGCCGCTGTTCATCATCATCTCTAGAGGGTCTTGTTCAAAAATTCTCTTCGCAGAATGAGGGGAGGAGGGCGTTGGTGGGTTGTCTTCTTGCAGCAG CTGCTGGAATTTCTTTCTCTGAAGCTGCTAGTGCTGTGAGCACAAGCCGAAGAGCT CTGAGGGGAGCCAAAATACCAGAAAGTGAATATACCACCCTCCCAAATGGTCTAAA GTACTATGATTTGAAGGTTGGCGGGGGACCTGAAGCTGTAAAGGGATCTCGGGTTGCA GTTCATTATGTTGCCAAATGGAAAGGTATTACATTTATGACCAGCAGACAAGGTCTTGGTGTTGGTGGTGGAACG CCTTATGGATTTGATGTCGGGGAGTCTGAGAGAGGAAATGTTCTTAAAGGATTGGACTTGGGAGTTCAAGGCATGCGGGTTGGAGGCCAG CGGTTGCTGATAGTACCTCCTGAGCTAGCTTATGGAAATAAAGGGGTACAGGAAATTCCTCCTAATGCAACAATTGAG TTGGACGTTGAACTACTATCCATCAAGCAAAGCCCATTCGG GACTCCTGTTAAAGTTGTTGAAGGATAA
- the LOC105174152 gene encoding peptidyl-prolyl cis-trans isomerase FKBP16-4, chloroplastic isoform X2 has translation MELSLLCHPLKPTFSHQSLSSLSTTGKINSCKNASLLGCRCSSSSLEGLVQKFSSQNEGRRALVGCLLAAAAGISFSEAASAVSTSRRALRGAKIPESEYTTLPNGLKYYDLKVGGGPEAVKGSRVAVHYVAKWKGITFMTSRQGLGVGGGTPYGFDVGESERGNVLKGLDLGVQGMRVGGQRLLIVPPELAYGNKGVQEIPPNATIELDVELLSIKQSPFGTPVKVVEG, from the exons ATGGAACTCTCTCTCCTTTGTCATCCACTCAAACCCACCTTCTCTCACCAGTCTCTCTCCTCCTTGTCCACCACAG GAAAGATAAACTCCTGCAAGAATGCGTCGCTCTTGGGATGCCGCTGTTCATCATCATCTCTAGAGGGTCTTGTTCAAAAATTCTCTTCGCAGAATGAGGGGAGGAGGGCGTTGGTGGGTTGTCTTCTTGCAGCAG CTGCTGGAATTTCTTTCTCTGAAGCTGCTAGTGCTGTGAGCACAAGCCGAAGAGCT CTGAGGGGAGCCAAAATACCAGAAAGTGAATATACCACCCTCCCAAATGGTCTAAA GTACTATGATTTGAAGGTTGGCGGGGGACCTGAAGCTGTAAAGGGATCTCGGGTTGCA GTTCATTATGTTGCCAAATGGAAAGGTATTACATTTATGACCAGCAGACAAGGTCTTGGTGTTGGTGGTGGAACG CCTTATGGATTTGATGTCGGGGAGTCTGAGAGAGGAAATGTTCTTAAAGGATTGGACTTGGGAGTTCAAGGCATGCGGGTTGGAGGCCAG CGGTTGCTGATAGTACCTCCTGAGCTAGCTTATGGAAATAAAGGGGTACAGGAAATTCCTCCTAATGCAACAATTGAG TTGGACGTTGAACTACTATCCATCAAGCAAAGCCCATTCGG GACTCCTGTTAAAGTTGTTGAAGGATAA
- the LOC105174151 gene encoding polyadenylate-binding protein 7 — protein MAGAPTVPAASLYVGDLQQDVTDGMLFDAFSEFKSLASVRICRDSATGRSLCYGYVNFISRQDAIRAIEVKNHSKVNGKVIRVMWSHRDSDARRSGIGNVFVKNLSDSIDSMKLQENFQKFGSILSCKVVTSQDGKSQGYGFVQFESEDSANAAIEKLNGSTLGGKQMYVGKFVRKSDRALPSHEAKYTNLYMKNVDADVSEEVLKEKFSEYGKILSLVISKDENGASRGFGFVNFENPDDAKCAMEALNGSQLGSKVLYVARAQKKSERKEMLRRQFEEKRKAQILKYQASNVYVKNIDDDITDEDLRKHFSQCGTITSAKVMRNDKGLSKGFGFVCFSTPDEANKAVNSFHGFILHRKPLFVAIAQRKEEREAQLKLQYAQPMAGFAGQSAVIPGGYSPLYYPLPGVVPQIPAGPALMYQPLGIRPGWRDNGFANRYKPAVQPSAVPSIPNSPTPHRQTRGRMSGNVPQGGGPPYALHLQQPIHSMASSKDMSTQQKGSPSVQPLLVAAGPGIEGSNMLSSLLAAASPEQQKQMLGERIYPLVSQHKPDLAAKITGMLLEMDNSELLLLLDSPESLAAKVEEAVQVLKLSKAKLSNQDSLYTNYLSTGVAVN, from the exons ATGGCGGGCGCACCGACGGTACCTGCGGCGTCGCTATATGTTGGGGATTTACAGCAGGACGTGACAGATGGTATGTTGTTCGACGCTTTCTCGGAGTTCAAGAGCCTGGCCTCCGTTCGCATCTGCCGTGACTCAGCCACTGGCCGATCTCTTTGTTATGGCTACGTTAACTTTATTTCGCGTCAAGACG CCATTCGTGCTATTGAGGTAAAAAACCATTCCAAAGTGAATGGAAAAGTGATAAGGGTTATGTGGTCACACCGTGATTCGGATGCAAGAAGAAGTGGGATTGGAAATGTTTTTGTCAAG AATTTGAGTGATTCAATAGATAGCATGAAGcttcaagaaaattttcagaagtTTGGTAGCATATTGTCCTGTAAAGTTGTCACATCTCAAGATGGGAAGAGTCAAGGATATGGCTTTGTCCAGTTTGAATCTGAGGACTCTGCAAATGCTGCCATTGAAAAGCTCAATGGCTCCACTCTCGGAGGCAAACAGAT GTATGTTGGTAAATTCGTGCGGAAGAGTGACCGAGCTCTTCCCAGCCATGAAGCTAAGTACACAAATCTGTACATGAAGAATGTGGATGCAGATGTCTCTGAAGAAGTTCTTAAGGAGAAGTTCTCTGaatatggaaaaattttaagcTTAGTCATCTCAAAAGATGAGAATGGGGCATCAAGAGGCTTTGgatttgtcaattttgagAATCCAGATGATGCCAAATGTGCAATGGAAGCTTTGAACGGATCGCAACTTG GTTCAAAGGTTTTGTACGTTGCACGGGCACAAAAGAAATCAGAACGTAAGGAAATGTTACGCCGTCAGTTTGAAGAGAAAAGGAAGGCACAAATCTTAAAATACCAG GCTTCTAATGTATATGTTAAGAATATTGATGATGATATCACTGATGAAGACCTGAGGAAACATTTTAGCCAGTGTGGTACAATTACCTCAGCTAAGGTTATGCGAAATGATAAAGGATTGAGCAAGGGCTTTGGATTTGTTTGCTTCTCCACACCTGATGAGGCAAATAAAGCTGTAAACAGTTTCCATG GATTTATTTTGCATCGGAAGCCATTGTTTGTGGCAATTGCTCAGCggaaagaggagagagaagCACAGTTAAAGCTACAGTATGCACAACCTATGGCTGGTTTCGCAGGACAATCAGCTGTTATTCCTGGTGGATATTCTCCTCTTTATTACCCCCTACCTGGTGTTGTTCCTCAAATTCCTGCAGGACCTGCTCTAATGTATCAGCCTCTGGGTATCAGGCCTGGATGGAGGGACAATGGCTTTGCCAATCGTTATAAGCCTGCTGTTCAACCATCTGCAGTTCCCTCA ATTCCTAATAGCCCAACACCTCACAGACAGACCAGAGGAAGGATGAGTGGCAATGTCCCACAAGGTGGTGGTCCACCATATGCATTGCATCTGCAACAACCAATTCATTCCATGGCATCATCAAAAGATATGAGCACTCAGCAGAAAGGGTCTCCTTCAGTTCAGCCCTTGCTGGTTGCTGCTGGACCAGGCATTGAGGGGTCGAACATGTTGAGTAGCTTACTTGCTGCAGCTTCTCCAGAGCAGCAGAAGCAGATGCTTGGGGAGCGTATTTATCCCCTTGTTTCTCAGCATAAG CCTGATCTTGCTGCAAAGATAACTGGAATGCTTTTAGAGATGGACAACTCGGAACTACTACTTTTATTAGATTCACCGGAGTCACTAGCAGCCAAGGTGGAAGAGGCTGTTCAGGTGCTCAAACTCTCCAAGGCCAAATTATCAAACCAAGACTCACTTTATACGAATTACCTTTCGACTGGAGTTGCAGTAAACTGA
- the LOC110012847 gene encoding threonine dehydratase biosynthetic, chloroplastic-like gives MEVLRFTPSQSPLIRTKFVGNDAVNTSARSSRLRPFVCATLYKPVAENLPLVEKLPRVEPLAPPLNEVVEKPLLRVSASSLQCESGYLVPNENPGDGAVSNGTLNAMEYLTNILSSKVYDVAYESPFQLASKMSERWGVNVWLKREDLQPVFSFKLRGAYNMMAKLPKEQLERGVI, from the exons ATGGAGGTTCTTCGTTTCACTCCTTCACAATCTCCTCTCATTCGCACCAAATTTGTCGGCAATGACGCTGTCAACACTTCCGCTCGGAGCTCCCGCTTGAGGCCGTTTGTTTGTGCCACCCTGTACAAACCGGTGGCGGAGAATCTGCCATTGGTCGAGAAGCTTCCTAGGGTTGAGCCGTTGGCTCCACCACTGAATGAGGTGGTGGAGAAGCCTTTGCTGAGAGTTTCAGCGAGTTCTCTGCAGTGCGAGAGCGGGTATTTGGTACCCAATGAGAATCCGGGTGACGGTGCTGTCAGTAACGGTACGTTGAATGCGATGGAATATCTGACGAATATTCTGTCGTCTAAGGTGTATGATGTGGCGTACGAGTCGCCATTTCAGCTAGCGAGCAAGATGTCGGAGAGGTGGGGTGTCAACGTCTGGCTCAAAAGAGAGGACTTGCAGCCT GTTTTTTCATTCAAGCTTCGAGGGGCTTATAATATGATGGCAAAGCTTCCAAAGGAACAACTTGAAAGAGGAGTAATATAA